GTGTATACTTCGGGAACTTCATTTTGGAGGCAAGCGGGGAAGTGAGTAGTAATTAGCGTATGATCGAGATTCGCGTTCCGGCTTCAACTTCGAACCTGGGCTCTGGATTTGACTCGATTGGGGTGGCGCTGAAGCTCTACTTCAAAATGCGGGTGCAAAAATTGCCTCCCGATGCACCGGCGCACAAGATCGAAGTGACGGGCGAGGATGCAGATCTCATTCCAACAGATGAAACGAACATGGCCGTTCGTGCCCTCATGCTAGCGGGCCAGAGGGAGAGTGTTGATGTTCCCAAGCTCCACTTGATGATTGAGAACCAAATTCCTGTAGCGCGTGGGCTGGGGGGGAGCGGGGCGGCCATCGTCGCCGGCCTCACTGCATTCGAAGCCATTACCGGGCGC
The sequence above is drawn from the Blastocatellia bacterium genome and encodes:
- a CDS encoding homoserine kinase, with amino-acid sequence MIEIRVPASTSNLGSGFDSIGVALKLYFKMRVQKLPPDAPAHKIEVTGEDADLIPTDETNMAVRALMLAGQRESVDVPKLHLMIENQIPVARGLGGSGAAIVAGLTAFEAITGRTLGEEKVLHYAYELEGHADNVTPSVMGSLVLTCLTEEGK